The nucleotide sequence GCATCGGCCTCTTGTTTAACCTCCATCATAACAATGAGGTCATTTTCGTAGTTACAATTCTCTAGACTCGCCAAGCTTAAGCTCAGCTGATCTCCAAATATAAGTCTTATTGATTTCATTATTAAATGGACCCGTTCAGTACTGATAGAAATTTTCGGTCATCTGGAAACTACTGTTTTTTAATGGGGAGCTGAACTTCCCAGAAACGTTTCGAAGCGGGGATCATAGGGCTATTATAAGCTAATAAGCGAACTTCACCAGCTGATGTATAGGATGGGTTCTCTAAGAGCCAAGCATCAATTTGAGCGATAGCATCTTTAATCAGTTCACTTGATTCACGACCACTTAAACCAATGCTCACATAATCTTGGGCCACTTCATCTACTACCGCGACACCAGAATTTAGCAGACCTGCTGTACCGATATTTTTATCTCCATAAAGAAAAGCCATGCTCTGTCGCTGGCCAGTAGTTTTATCGATCTGCATTTCTACGGGTGCAGTCATTGAGATTTTATTATTCTTAATATGTCCAAAGAGCTTCATGAAGGATAAACTTTGACCCTTTGAACTCTGCAGTTTGGCTGATCGGTAAGCGGGATATTGCTTAACTATGAGCTTGTTTAAAGGACCTGGAGCAGGGAATCCACGGGGTAGGTCTGCCTCTAGAATAACCTTGAATTCATATTGACTCTTTTTTATGGGCTTAGAACTCTGGTGAATAGGATTAGTTAATTCTGCATAAACTTTGTCTAAAGAACTGCGCAATAACCAAGCGTTTGATCTTGCATCATCACTACGGCTCACTTTTTCCAAAGTCTGAGTAAGTTCAGTTGCTAAATTTTTACTGATATCATCTGAATTAAAATGACTCAGGCTTTGGGCACAAAGTTCATAGATTGCTGCACAGGCTTGGAGTTCACCCTTGTTAAATAAGGGAACACCTTGAGCAATGGAGAATTCGATTAGTTGGCGCATTTTAAGCGAATTACTGAGTTCTACAGTAGGTAAAATAACTGTATCTAAAATATGGATCACACCATTACTTGCCTTTATATCAGTGGCAATGAGATTGACTCCAGAAATATTGAGTTGACCCTTATTAAATGTCACAGGCATGGATTGTCCTTGTAGATTAATGAGGCTCTGACTAGCGACCAATTGACGCGCATCTAATGATCCAGAGATGACATGAGCCTTTAAAATTGCAATGAGCTTATCGCGGTTGTCTTCTTGCAATAAACTTTCCACTGTACCTAAAGGCAGTTTTCCAAAGGCTTCATCATTTGGTGCCAGA is from Lentisphaera profundi and encodes:
- a CDS encoding heme-binding protein — protein: MKKYFTLILSLILLTQLSASLMGGSQLANIVDTAQSAKQFKILIAALKQADLAEVLNKPGPFTVLAPNDEAFGKLPLGTVESLLQEDNRDKLIAILKAHVISGSLDARQLVASQSLINLQGQSMPVTFNKGQLNISGVNLIATDIKASNGVIHILDTVILPTVELSNSLKMRQLIEFSIAQGVPLFNKGELQACAAIYELCAQSLSHFNSDDISKNLATELTQTLEKVSRSDDARSNAWLLRSSLDKVYAELTNPIHQSSKPIKKSQYEFKVILEADLPRGFPAPGPLNKLIVKQYPAYRSAKLQSSKGQSLSFMKLFGHIKNNKISMTAPVEMQIDKTTGQRQSMAFLYGDKNIGTAGLLNSGVAVVDEVAQDYVSIGLSGRESSELIKDAIAQIDAWLLENPSYTSAGEVRLLAYNSPMIPASKRFWEVQLPIKKQ